From the genome of Pseudomonas yamanorum, one region includes:
- a CDS encoding N-acyl-D-amino-acid deacylase family protein: MKYHTLIRQALIIDGSNTPGYIADVAVHEGRIEKIGDLSRDSAEHEIDATGRVLAPGFIDVHTHDDTVVIRHPQMLPKLSQGVTTVIVGNCGISASPVSLRADPPDPMNLLGKRDAFAYPRFADYRAAVESAHPAVNVAALIGHTALRSNHMDDLHRTATPGEIAAMRVQLQESLAHGALGLSTGLAYASAFNAETDEVLQLSEELTAYGAVYTTHLRSEFEPVLEAMDEAFMIGRHAKAPVIISHLKCAGAGNWGRSPQLLASLEHAAKTHPVGCDCYPYAASSSTLDLKQVTDAFRITITWSTPHPEMGGRDLQDIATEWAMPLIDAARRLQPAGAVYYGMDETDVQRILAHPLSMIGSDGLPEDPFPHPRLWGAFPRVLGHFSRDLGLFPLHTAVHKMTGLSAARFGLAERGEIREGHWADLVLFDPLRVRDVADFKAPQRAAEGIDGVWVNGVLSYSDGQANGQRSGRFLARSGDLRKGFAAV, translated from the coding sequence ATGAAGTACCACACGTTGATCCGCCAGGCGCTGATCATTGATGGCAGCAACACCCCCGGCTATATCGCCGATGTGGCAGTGCACGAGGGGCGTATCGAGAAGATCGGCGACCTGTCCCGGGACAGCGCCGAGCATGAAATCGACGCTACCGGGCGCGTATTGGCGCCGGGGTTTATCGACGTGCACACCCACGATGACACGGTAGTGATCCGTCACCCGCAGATGCTGCCCAAGCTCAGCCAGGGCGTGACTACGGTGATCGTCGGCAACTGCGGCATCAGCGCTTCGCCGGTCAGCCTGCGGGCCGATCCGCCGGACCCGATGAACCTGTTGGGCAAGCGCGACGCCTTCGCCTATCCGCGTTTTGCCGATTACCGCGCGGCGGTGGAAAGTGCCCACCCGGCAGTCAACGTGGCGGCGCTGATCGGTCACACGGCACTGCGCAGCAACCATATGGACGATCTGCACCGTACTGCCACGCCCGGTGAAATTGCCGCCATGCGCGTGCAGTTGCAGGAGAGTCTGGCGCACGGTGCCCTTGGGTTATCCACCGGGCTTGCGTACGCCAGCGCCTTCAACGCCGAGACTGATGAAGTGCTGCAGTTGAGCGAAGAACTGACGGCTTATGGCGCGGTGTACACCACCCATTTGCGCAGCGAATTCGAACCGGTGCTGGAAGCCATGGACGAGGCGTTTATGATCGGCCGTCATGCCAAGGCGCCGGTGATCATTTCCCACCTCAAATGCGCGGGCGCCGGTAACTGGGGGCGCAGCCCGCAACTGTTGGCTTCTCTGGAACACGCGGCGAAGACTCACCCGGTGGGCTGCGATTGCTATCCCTATGCGGCCAGCTCTTCGACCCTGGACCTCAAGCAAGTCACCGATGCGTTTCGCATCACCATCACCTGGTCCACGCCGCACCCTGAAATGGGCGGGCGGGATTTGCAGGACATCGCTACCGAGTGGGCGATGCCGTTGATAGACGCGGCCCGTCGCCTGCAACCCGCCGGGGCGGTGTATTACGGGATGGATGAGACCGACGTGCAGCGCATCCTGGCGCATCCACTGTCGATGATTGGTTCGGATGGTTTGCCGGAAGATCCGTTTCCTCATCCGCGTTTGTGGGGCGCGTTTCCCCGGGTACTGGGGCACTTCAGCCGGGACCTTGGCTTGTTCCCGCTGCACACCGCCGTGCACAAGATGACTGGCTTGTCGGCAGCGCGCTTTGGCTTGGCTGAACGCGGTGAAATCCGTGAAGGGCATTGGGCCGACCTGGTCCTGTTCGATCCGTTGCGGGTGCGGGATGTGGCGGACTTCAAGGCGCCGCAGCGCGCGGCGGAAGGGATTGACGGTGTGTGGGTCAATGGCGTGCTGAGCTACAGCGACGGGCAGGCCAATGGGCAGCGGTCCGGACGATTCCTGGCGCGCAGCGGGGATTTGCGAAAGGGGTTTGCGGCCGTATAG
- a CDS encoding glyoxalase superfamily protein, which yields MHLGKVTPILRSFDEAKTLEFYVDFLGFKVDWQHRFEDNFPLYLQVSLGECVLHLSEHHGDCTPGAAVRIQAQGLEAYQQQLLAKHYRNAKPGIEDTPWGSREMSISDPSGNRLVFVEEVSG from the coding sequence ATGCACTTAGGAAAAGTCACTCCCATTTTGCGCAGTTTTGACGAGGCCAAAACGTTGGAGTTCTACGTCGATTTCCTGGGGTTCAAGGTCGATTGGCAGCACCGGTTTGAAGACAACTTTCCGCTGTACTTGCAGGTGTCGCTTGGGGAATGTGTGCTGCACCTGTCCGAGCACCATGGCGATTGCACGCCGGGTGCAGCGGTGCGGATTCAGGCTCAAGGGCTGGAAGCGTACCAGCAACAGTTGCTGGCCAAGCATTACCGCAACGCCAAGCCGGGGATTGAAGACACGCCATGGGGCAGCCGCGAAATGAGCATCAGCGACCCGTCGGGAAACCGGTTGGTGTTTGTTGAAGAAGTCAGCGGCTGA